In a genomic window of Amycolatopsis japonica:
- a CDS encoding GH92 family glycosyl hydrolase: MPRSVRPWVCGLLSATVVASGLVALPATASAEELPPDFYSSFEQGEPEPTWSDTVDVDPSGKPKAFGVDGANATTIPGDIRGKVTEVSANSENTPNEGVANLVDGSTDTKWLAWTPTGWAQVTLSEPTSITRYALSSANDFDNRNPQDWTLQGSTDGKTWTDLDKQTGQKFSEPFQTKEYRLAAASAAYKFFRLDVTKNNGGPIMQLSELLLANEDPAPPALPNMRSFTDSGPGSGYTSKNRVGFTGLRAFRYSGSHKAQGHGWSYNKIFDVDIPVAATSELSYKVQPEFIRGDLKYPSTNVAVDLAFTDGTYLSQLGAVDQYGFGLSPQGQGASKVLYTNQWNLVRSQIGVVAKGKTIDRILVGYDNADGPGSLQGWLDDIKVSATPTPPASLRPSDNVLTTRGSLSNGSFSRGNNMPATAVPHGFNFWIPTTDAGTLSWMYSYHSRNNEQNLPALQAFSASHAPSPWMADRQTFQFLPSTASGVPNPDREARKLPFKHSNETARAHYYGVDFENGIKTEVAPTDHAALYRFKFPGADSNLIFDNVNNNGGLTLDPAGRSITGYSDVKSGLSAGATRMFVYATFDKPVTAGSKLSTGSGDQKRDNVLGYLKFDAGADKTVNMRIATSLISVDQAKKNMEQELAPNATLESVADAAQNAWDQKLKVVEVEGASKDQLITLYSNLYRLFLYPNSGFENVGTVEKPVKKYASPVSPKAGQDTPTQTGAKLVDGEFYVNNGFWDTYRTVWSAYSLLSPETTGKLVDGFVQQYRDGGWISRWSSPGYADLMTGTSSDAAFADAYLKGIKGFDVQSAYDSAIKNATVTPPNGAVGRKGIDEGTFLGYAPNTADHGFSWAIEGYVNDNAIANMSKKLYDEAPANDPRKQEYLDNYGYFTERATQYVNVFDPSVGFFQGRDAAGKFTRSKEQFDPEVWGIDYTETNAYGMRFSVPQDGQGLANLYGGKAGLASKLDEFFAKPEQGLKFGTYPGVIHEMTEARDVRMGMYAHSNQAAHHTLYMYDYAGQPSKTQAKVREALARLYVGSELGQGYGGDEDNGEQSAWWLFGMLGFYPLQVGSSDYAIGSPLFTKATVNLPGGKKIVVNAPKNSAKNVYVQGLKVNGKAQTSTSLAHAAIANGGTLDFDMGPNPSSWGTGPDDAPKSITKGDAVPTPVHDLTKPVSGGDAAFFDNTSRTEAKVKAPIQYQVPSTNEAGSFYTLTSGKGAGDAKSWVLKGSYDGKNWAVADQRTEQKFSWRQQTRAFKIANPAHYAYYRLEVTATTGGEASLSEFEVLGKPDAACTQTITGERKGPLTVQTGVTCVDGATVSGPVSVAAGASLIVRGGSISGPVTANGAAQVVLDRTKVGGPVAITGTTGTVSIELTEIGGPVALTGNKGPVLTSSTIGGPLACAANSPAPTDYDLQNTVRGPAAGQCAKL; encoded by the coding sequence ATGCCCCGAAGCGTCAGACCTTGGGTCTGCGGCCTCCTGAGTGCCACGGTGGTGGCGTCCGGGCTGGTGGCCCTCCCGGCCACCGCCTCGGCCGAAGAGCTCCCACCGGATTTCTACTCCTCTTTCGAACAAGGCGAACCGGAGCCGACGTGGAGCGACACCGTCGACGTCGACCCGTCCGGCAAGCCCAAGGCGTTCGGTGTCGACGGCGCGAACGCCACCACCATCCCCGGTGACATCCGCGGCAAGGTCACCGAGGTCTCCGCCAACAGCGAGAACACCCCGAACGAGGGCGTGGCGAACCTGGTCGACGGTTCGACCGACACCAAATGGCTGGCCTGGACCCCGACCGGCTGGGCGCAGGTCACGCTCTCCGAGCCGACGTCGATCACCCGGTACGCGCTGTCCTCGGCGAACGACTTCGACAACCGCAACCCGCAGGACTGGACGCTTCAGGGCTCCACCGACGGCAAGACCTGGACCGATCTGGACAAGCAGACCGGGCAGAAGTTCAGCGAGCCGTTCCAGACGAAGGAGTACCGCCTCGCCGCCGCGAGTGCGGCGTACAAGTTCTTCCGCCTCGACGTCACCAAGAACAACGGCGGCCCGATCATGCAGCTCTCGGAGTTGCTCCTGGCGAACGAGGACCCGGCCCCGCCGGCGCTGCCGAACATGCGCAGCTTCACCGACAGCGGTCCGGGCAGCGGCTACACCAGCAAGAACCGGGTCGGCTTCACCGGCCTGCGCGCGTTCCGCTACTCCGGCAGCCACAAGGCGCAAGGACACGGCTGGTCGTACAACAAGATCTTCGACGTCGACATCCCGGTGGCGGCGACCTCGGAGCTGTCGTACAAGGTGCAGCCGGAGTTCATCCGCGGCGATCTGAAGTACCCGAGCACGAACGTCGCGGTGGACCTGGCGTTCACCGACGGCACCTATCTGAGCCAGCTCGGCGCCGTCGACCAGTACGGTTTCGGGCTTTCCCCGCAGGGCCAGGGCGCGAGCAAGGTGCTCTACACCAACCAGTGGAACCTGGTGCGCTCGCAGATCGGCGTGGTCGCGAAGGGCAAGACGATCGACCGGATCCTGGTCGGCTACGACAACGCCGACGGGCCCGGTTCGCTGCAGGGCTGGCTGGACGACATCAAGGTCTCGGCGACGCCGACACCGCCGGCGAGCCTGCGCCCGTCCGACAACGTGCTGACGACGCGCGGTTCGCTGTCCAACGGGTCGTTCTCCCGCGGCAACAACATGCCCGCCACGGCGGTCCCGCACGGGTTCAACTTCTGGATCCCGACGACCGACGCGGGCACGTTGAGCTGGATGTACTCCTACCACTCGCGCAACAACGAGCAGAACCTCCCGGCGCTGCAGGCGTTCTCCGCCAGCCACGCGCCGAGCCCGTGGATGGCCGACCGGCAGACCTTCCAGTTCCTGCCCTCGACCGCGAGTGGTGTGCCGAATCCCGATCGTGAGGCGCGGAAGCTGCCGTTCAAGCACTCCAACGAGACAGCGCGGGCGCACTACTACGGCGTCGACTTCGAGAACGGGATCAAGACCGAGGTCGCGCCGACCGATCACGCCGCGCTGTACCGCTTCAAGTTCCCCGGTGCGGACTCGAACCTGATCTTCGACAACGTCAACAACAACGGCGGGCTCACCCTCGACCCGGCCGGCCGGTCCATCACCGGGTACAGCGACGTGAAGAGCGGGCTGTCGGCCGGTGCGACCCGGATGTTCGTCTACGCCACCTTCGACAAGCCGGTGACGGCCGGTTCGAAGCTGTCCACCGGTTCGGGTGACCAGAAGCGGGACAACGTCCTCGGCTACCTCAAGTTCGACGCGGGCGCCGACAAGACGGTGAACATGCGGATCGCGACTTCGCTGATCAGCGTGGACCAGGCGAAGAAGAACATGGAGCAGGAGCTCGCGCCGAACGCGACCCTCGAATCCGTCGCCGACGCCGCGCAGAACGCGTGGGATCAGAAGCTCAAGGTCGTCGAGGTCGAAGGGGCCTCGAAGGACCAGCTGATCACGCTGTACTCCAACCTCTACCGCCTGTTCCTGTACCCGAACTCGGGCTTCGAGAACGTCGGCACGGTGGAGAAGCCGGTGAAGAAGTACGCGAGCCCGGTGTCACCGAAGGCCGGTCAGGACACTCCGACCCAGACCGGGGCGAAACTGGTCGACGGCGAGTTTTACGTCAACAACGGGTTCTGGGACACCTACCGCACGGTGTGGTCGGCGTATTCGCTGCTCAGCCCGGAGACCACCGGCAAGCTCGTCGACGGTTTCGTGCAGCAGTACCGCGACGGCGGCTGGATCTCGCGCTGGTCCTCCCCCGGCTACGCGGACCTGATGACCGGCACCAGCTCGGATGCCGCGTTCGCGGACGCCTATCTCAAGGGAATCAAGGGGTTCGACGTCCAGTCGGCGTACGACTCGGCGATCAAGAACGCCACCGTGACCCCGCCGAACGGCGCGGTCGGGCGGAAGGGCATCGACGAGGGCACGTTCCTCGGGTACGCGCCGAACACCGCGGACCACGGGTTCTCCTGGGCGATCGAGGGCTACGTCAACGACAACGCCATCGCGAACATGTCGAAGAAGCTCTACGACGAGGCTCCGGCGAACGACCCGCGCAAGCAGGAGTACCTGGACAACTACGGGTACTTCACCGAGCGGGCCACGCAGTACGTGAACGTGTTCGACCCGAGTGTCGGCTTCTTCCAGGGCCGCGACGCGGCGGGCAAGTTCACCCGGAGCAAGGAACAGTTCGACCCGGAGGTCTGGGGTATCGACTACACCGAGACCAACGCGTACGGCATGCGGTTCTCGGTTCCGCAGGACGGACAGGGCCTGGCGAACCTCTACGGCGGCAAGGCGGGGCTGGCGTCCAAATTGGACGAATTCTTCGCCAAACCCGAGCAGGGGCTGAAATTCGGCACCTATCCCGGCGTCATCCACGAGATGACCGAGGCCCGGGACGTGCGGATGGGCATGTACGCGCATTCGAACCAGGCCGCGCACCACACGCTCTACATGTACGACTACGCGGGTCAGCCGTCGAAGACGCAGGCGAAGGTCCGCGAGGCGCTGGCCAGGTTGTACGTCGGCAGCGAGCTCGGCCAGGGCTACGGCGGTGACGAGGACAACGGCGAGCAGTCGGCCTGGTGGCTGTTCGGCATGCTGGGCTTCTACCCGCTGCAGGTCGGCAGCTCGGACTACGCGATCGGCTCGCCGCTGTTCACCAAGGCGACCGTGAACCTTCCCGGCGGCAAGAAGATCGTGGTCAACGCGCCGAAGAACAGCGCGAAGAACGTCTACGTGCAGGGCCTGAAGGTGAACGGCAAGGCGCAGACGTCGACGTCGCTGGCACATGCGGCGATCGCGAACGGCGGGACGCTCGACTTCGACATGGGTCCGAACCCGTCGTCGTGGGGCACGGGCCCGGACGACGCGCCGAAGTCGATCACCAAGGGCGACGCGGTGCCGACGCCGGTGCACGACCTGACCAAGCCGGTCTCCGGCGGGGACGCGGCGTTCTTCGACAACACGTCGCGGACCGAGGCGAAGGTCAAGGCGCCGATCCAGTACCAGGTGCCCTCGACGAACGAGGCGGGTTCGTTCTACACGCTGACTTCGGGCAAGGGCGCGGGCGACGCGAAGAGCTGGGTGCTGAAGGGCTCCTACGACGGGAAGAACTGGGCGGTCGCGGATCAGCGGACCGAGCAGAAGTTCTCGTGGCGGCAGCAGACCAGGGCGTTCAAGATCGCGAACCCGGCGCATTACGCCTACTACCGGCTCGAGGTCACCGCGACCACGGGCGGCGAGGCGTCGCTGTCGGAGTTCGAGGTGCTGGGCAAGCCCGACGCGGCGTGCACCCAGACGATCACGGGTGAGCGCAAGGGTCCGTTGACCGTGCAGACCGGCGTGACCTGTGTGGACGGTGCGACGGTGTCCGGTCCGGTCTCGGTGGCGGCGGGTGCGAGCCTGATCGTCCGCGGCGGCTCGATCTCCGGGCCGGTGA
- a CDS encoding tannase/feruloyl esterase family alpha/beta hydrolase produces MRRLSMLGVAALITAGSILTAPAATAGETTFRPVRTCADLVRTYDVPGATTHVESATVVPATATEPENCDVRGYVEPAVRFQLRLPTKTYAGRYLQFGCGGFCGVVTTPPFADCGLPHGGDVAVAATDDGHVGKTPSVVDDGKWAENDQAARDDFAFRAPHVVSKASKRLITAFYGAPPRKSYFSGCSDGGREALLLAQRYPHDFDGIVAGAPAGYWGPLLGVYQTWLAKVNTGADGKPILTAEKLPALHAAALSSCDKSDGLGDGAIDDPRTCRFDPATIACPPGTDNAGCLTPAQVAATKKIYAPPTDERGRKLYPGGQTVGSELSWYGWIIPSPETGGIAFAQALADNYLKYMAYPIGTPHSSVEKFAFTSREFDRLTPEGIRSNAMSTDLREFRRAGGKLVIWHGWADQAIPAAGSIDYYERLTRANGGPAATRDWARLFMVPALYHCATGDKLTEYDPLKELVSWVERGTAPDRTIATGRDADGKVFRTRPVFPYPLQAKYDGTGSVDDAANFVPAPPSRPSHDLVNWAGNGLYGKPGPVAP; encoded by the coding sequence ATGCGGCGGTTGTCCATGCTCGGCGTGGCGGCGCTCATCACGGCAGGCTCGATACTCACGGCTCCGGCGGCCACCGCCGGCGAAACGACGTTCCGCCCGGTGCGCACCTGCGCCGACCTGGTGCGGACCTACGACGTTCCCGGCGCGACCACACACGTCGAGAGCGCGACCGTCGTACCGGCGACGGCGACCGAACCGGAGAACTGCGACGTCCGCGGCTACGTGGAGCCGGCGGTGCGGTTCCAGCTGCGGTTGCCGACCAAGACCTACGCCGGCCGGTATCTGCAGTTCGGCTGCGGCGGGTTCTGCGGGGTGGTCACCACACCGCCGTTCGCCGATTGCGGTCTCCCGCACGGGGGCGACGTCGCCGTGGCGGCCACCGACGACGGGCACGTCGGCAAGACCCCCTCCGTCGTCGACGACGGCAAGTGGGCCGAAAACGACCAGGCCGCCCGTGACGACTTCGCGTTCCGTGCGCCGCATGTGGTCTCGAAGGCGTCCAAACGGCTGATCACGGCGTTCTACGGCGCTCCGCCGAGGAAGTCGTATTTCAGCGGCTGCTCCGACGGCGGCCGTGAGGCGCTCCTGCTCGCGCAGCGCTATCCGCACGACTTCGACGGCATCGTCGCGGGCGCACCGGCCGGATACTGGGGCCCGCTGCTCGGCGTGTATCAGACCTGGCTCGCCAAGGTGAACACCGGCGCCGACGGCAAACCGATCCTGACCGCCGAGAAACTCCCGGCGTTGCACGCCGCCGCACTGTCCTCTTGCGACAAGTCCGACGGGCTCGGCGACGGCGCCATCGACGATCCCCGCACCTGCCGCTTCGACCCGGCCACGATCGCCTGCCCGCCGGGTACCGACAACGCGGGCTGCCTCACCCCGGCGCAGGTGGCCGCCACGAAGAAGATCTACGCGCCGCCGACCGACGAACGCGGCCGCAAACTGTACCCGGGCGGCCAGACCGTCGGCTCCGAACTCTCGTGGTACGGCTGGATCATCCCGTCGCCGGAAACCGGCGGCATCGCCTTCGCGCAGGCACTCGCCGACAACTACCTGAAGTACATGGCCTACCCGATCGGCACACCGCATTCGTCGGTCGAGAAATTCGCCTTCACCTCCCGTGAGTTCGACCGGCTGACCCCGGAAGGCATCCGCTCCAACGCGATGTCGACGGATCTGCGCGAATTCCGCCGTGCTGGCGGGAAACTCGTGATCTGGCACGGCTGGGCGGACCAGGCGATCCCCGCCGCGGGCAGCATCGACTACTACGAGCGGCTCACCCGCGCCAACGGCGGCCCCGCCGCGACGCGGGACTGGGCCCGGCTGTTCATGGTTCCCGCGCTGTACCACTGCGCGACCGGCGACAAGCTGACCGAGTACGACCCGCTGAAGGAACTGGTCTCCTGGGTCGAACGCGGCACCGCACCGGACCGGACGATCGCCACCGGCCGCGACGCCGACGGCAAGGTCTTCCGCACGCGGCCCGTGTTCCCGTATCCGCTGCAGGCCAAGTACGACGGCACGGGAAGCGTCGACGACGCCGCGAACTTCGTGCCGGCTCCGCCTTCACGGCCTTCGCACGATCTCGTGAACTGGGCGGGGAATGGGCTGTACGGCAAGCCGGGGCCGGTCGCTCCCTAG
- a CDS encoding ABC transporter ATP-binding protein, whose amino-acid sequence MAEPALEAVGLRRRFPHPSGDVEVLRGLELRVAAGELVTVSGRSGSGKSALLALLCGFDSPDSGSVLLDGVPIAGAPPWHTCAVLPQALGLANELTIAENVALPLRLRSDIPKPSAKDIHARVSDLLEELGIGDLGERYPLEVSFGQQQRVALARAVSGRPRVLLTDEPTAHLDAGSTPRVLRLLRRCAEEGAAVIVATHDDEVHRIADRRVRLLDGVLS is encoded by the coding sequence ATGGCGGAACCCGCCCTCGAGGCCGTCGGGTTGCGCCGCCGGTTCCCCCATCCCAGCGGGGACGTCGAAGTCCTGCGCGGGCTCGAACTGCGGGTGGCCGCGGGTGAGCTGGTCACCGTGTCCGGCCGCTCCGGCTCCGGCAAGAGCGCGTTGCTGGCCCTGCTGTGCGGTTTCGACTCGCCCGATTCCGGCAGTGTCCTGCTGGACGGCGTCCCGATAGCGGGCGCGCCGCCATGGCACACCTGCGCAGTCCTGCCGCAGGCGCTCGGCCTGGCGAACGAACTGACGATCGCGGAGAACGTGGCGTTGCCACTGCGGCTCCGGTCCGACATTCCCAAGCCCAGCGCGAAGGACATCCACGCACGGGTTTCGGATCTGCTGGAGGAACTCGGGATCGGCGACCTCGGCGAGCGCTACCCGCTGGAAGTGTCTTTCGGGCAGCAGCAGCGCGTCGCGCTCGCCAGGGCGGTCAGCGGGCGGCCCCGGGTCCTGCTCACCGACGAGCCGACGGCGCATCTGGACGCGGGGAGCACGCCGCGGGTGCTGCGGCTGTTGCGGCGCTGCGCCGAAGAAGGCGCCGCGGTCATCGTGGCGACCCACGACGACGAGGTGCACCGGATCGCGGACAGGCGGGTACGGCTGCTGGACGGGGTCCTTTCGTAG
- a CDS encoding ABC transporter ATP-binding protein has protein sequence MPEKPIFRLRGIGVDYQTPAGTVTGVDDVTIDIPARGITVLAGPSGSGKSTLLRTLGLFEQPVRGTISFQGTETGKLRHRDRRALRRHHLGLVFQNPTDNLLGYLSVADNLRAAAESAGTECLPDDILDQLGLGGTGSWRISALSGGQQQRLAFGCTLARRSTVVLADEPTSQLDEASADRVLDTLKYLAGQDFAVIVASHDDRLIELGSRVARMHKGRLEKVEEREVVP, from the coding sequence GTGCCTGAGAAACCGATCTTCCGGCTCCGCGGCATCGGCGTCGACTACCAGACCCCGGCGGGCACCGTGACCGGCGTCGACGACGTCACCATCGACATCCCCGCGCGCGGCATCACCGTGCTGGCGGGACCGTCCGGCTCCGGAAAGTCCACCCTGCTGCGAACGCTCGGCCTGTTCGAACAGCCCGTGCGGGGCACGATCTCGTTCCAGGGCACCGAAACCGGAAAGCTCCGGCATCGCGACCGGCGGGCGCTGCGGCGGCACCACCTCGGCCTGGTGTTCCAGAACCCGACCGACAACCTGCTCGGGTATCTGAGCGTCGCCGACAACCTCCGCGCGGCGGCGGAATCGGCCGGAACCGAATGCCTGCCCGACGACATCCTCGATCAGCTGGGGCTCGGCGGGACCGGCAGCTGGCGGATCTCGGCGCTGTCGGGCGGGCAGCAGCAGCGTCTCGCGTTCGGCTGCACGCTCGCTCGCCGCTCGACCGTCGTTCTGGCCGACGAGCCGACGTCCCAATTGGACGAAGCCTCGGCCGACCGCGTGCTCGACACCCTGAAGTACTTGGCGGGTCAGGATTTCGCCGTCATCGTCGCCTCGCACGACGACCGGCTCATCGAACTCGGCAGCCGGGTGGCGCGGATGCACAAGGGCAGACTGGAAAAAGTCGAAGAACGGGAGGTCGTGCCGTGA
- a CDS encoding FtsX-like permease family protein has translation MPWRAAPRAALTSPLTLIIAAVTALLACFLGTAAVLQASAAGGAAVTYQSDIVCPDYYGPVFSKDNVPAAVAPQVIDSVRRNAPAHGFPAPVTSRYTPYLFGTEFNGDPNYKVVLAHRDQALQGHLDLAGGSTGAGFLLGTVVAGAENIKPGATPSIKGTPIPPVTGLYRDLPDPAPRWWCSQQRNAVVSRLANDPLDSVMFANDGKTFDDTVRALNLPTIKTLHMSFYDAPPKTVGEAEDLQERGKALIAAVKADLGSRGLGDAIVGSLPFERSVEISNQAESNVLVSILPLAAISILVGCAGIGTVALQWYQRRHPQLRLLSARGSGPGALGLLAVAELGLPIVAGGAAGAVLARLLLGVYGPPGELNDGATLWGSLVAAAILLVSLALLAGVISVRTHREFELGRVRSGRRKKVKLLAFFPWELLTAAVALLGWNRLVDYSKGSRIGNPLPQVDPLALTYPVFVVLTVGLVAARLAWLALHASHRARLWSRPALQLAIRRLASARAPVTGVLVIGTLAIGTLATGIGIARGQEEALQTKSAIFVGAETRVDTESVVGTGKVALPDSITGSAAIVGELTGAGNVVLVVDPRTFRQAATFGPLDGAEVDRLLGELSSPGAGVPAIRIGNDPAQKATLPAGLGEARAVGELPMFPIIGTKAGYVVSRDSLSEAQLRSIPKWSLLSSSSMTQVTEALASVGVMTAVNRVTRESALDALPFYVVSWTFSFMALLGAVLGVVAVLSLLVAVEVRRRQNALAGALVLRMGMRPRALLASHLMELGALSGLAVVIGVVCGVSVAGLSVPRFDPATFLPPQSALPDPTPLALTVLAVGVLVVALAGWIAMRSVRTARTAELIRA, from the coding sequence ATGCCGTGGCGAGCGGCTCCAAGGGCGGCACTGACCAGTCCCCTGACTTTGATCATCGCCGCGGTGACCGCGTTGCTGGCCTGTTTCCTCGGCACGGCAGCGGTCCTGCAGGCCTCGGCCGCGGGCGGTGCGGCCGTCACGTATCAGTCCGACATCGTGTGCCCGGACTACTACGGGCCCGTGTTCAGCAAGGACAACGTCCCCGCCGCGGTCGCTCCGCAGGTGATCGATTCGGTCCGCCGGAACGCGCCGGCGCACGGTTTCCCCGCGCCGGTCACCTCCCGCTACACGCCGTATCTCTTCGGTACCGAATTCAACGGCGACCCCAACTACAAGGTCGTCCTCGCTCACCGGGATCAGGCGCTTCAAGGCCATCTCGATCTGGCGGGCGGCTCGACGGGCGCCGGATTCCTGCTCGGCACCGTCGTGGCCGGGGCGGAGAACATCAAGCCCGGCGCCACCCCGAGTATCAAGGGCACCCCGATACCGCCGGTGACGGGGCTGTACCGCGACCTGCCCGATCCCGCGCCGCGCTGGTGGTGTTCGCAACAGCGGAACGCGGTCGTCAGCAGGCTCGCCAACGACCCGCTCGACTCGGTCATGTTCGCCAACGACGGCAAGACCTTCGACGACACGGTCCGCGCGCTGAACCTCCCGACGATCAAGACGCTCCACATGTCGTTCTACGACGCCCCGCCCAAGACCGTGGGCGAGGCCGAGGATCTCCAGGAACGCGGGAAAGCGCTCATCGCCGCGGTCAAGGCGGATCTGGGTTCGCGCGGACTCGGTGACGCGATCGTCGGGTCGCTGCCGTTCGAGCGCTCCGTGGAGATCAGCAACCAGGCGGAATCGAACGTCCTGGTCTCGATCCTGCCGCTCGCGGCCATCAGCATCCTGGTCGGCTGCGCCGGGATCGGCACGGTTGCCCTGCAGTGGTACCAGCGGCGGCATCCGCAGCTGAGGTTGCTGTCGGCCCGCGGCAGCGGCCCGGGGGCGCTCGGACTGCTCGCGGTGGCCGAGCTCGGGCTCCCGATCGTGGCGGGCGGCGCGGCCGGCGCGGTGCTGGCCCGGCTGTTGCTCGGCGTGTACGGACCACCGGGTGAGCTGAACGACGGGGCGACACTGTGGGGGTCGCTCGTCGCGGCCGCGATCCTGCTTGTTTCGCTCGCGCTGCTCGCCGGCGTGATCTCCGTCCGCACCCATCGGGAATTCGAACTCGGCCGGGTCCGCTCCGGGCGGCGCAAGAAGGTGAAGCTCCTGGCCTTCTTCCCGTGGGAGCTGCTCACCGCCGCTGTCGCCCTGCTCGGCTGGAACCGGCTCGTCGACTACAGCAAGGGATCGCGGATCGGCAACCCGCTCCCCCAGGTCGATCCGCTCGCGCTCACGTATCCGGTGTTCGTCGTGCTCACCGTCGGGCTCGTCGCCGCGCGGCTGGCCTGGCTCGCGCTGCACGCGTCGCATCGCGCACGCCTGTGGTCCCGGCCCGCGCTGCAACTGGCCATCCGGCGGCTCGCCAGCGCCCGCGCCCCGGTCACCGGCGTGCTCGTGATCGGCACGCTGGCCATCGGGACGCTGGCCACGGGGATCGGCATCGCCCGAGGCCAGGAGGAGGCGCTGCAGACGAAGTCCGCCATCTTCGTCGGGGCCGAGACCAGGGTCGACACCGAAAGCGTCGTCGGCACCGGGAAGGTCGCGCTGCCCGACTCGATCACCGGCAGCGCCGCGATCGTCGGCGAGCTGACCGGTGCGGGCAACGTCGTGCTGGTCGTGGATCCGCGGACGTTCCGGCAGGCGGCCACGTTCGGCCCACTCGACGGGGCGGAGGTCGACCGGCTGCTGGGCGAACTGTCGAGCCCCGGCGCCGGTGTTCCCGCGATCCGGATCGGGAACGACCCCGCCCAGAAGGCCACGCTGCCCGCCGGTCTCGGGGAAGCCAGGGCGGTCGGCGAACTGCCGATGTTCCCGATCATCGGCACCAAGGCCGGGTACGTGGTCTCCCGGGATTCGCTCAGCGAGGCGCAGCTGCGCTCCATACCCAAGTGGAGCCTGCTGTCCAGCTCCTCGATGACGCAGGTGACCGAGGCGCTGGCCTCCGTGGGGGTGATGACCGCGGTCAACCGGGTCACCCGCGAGTCCGCGCTCGACGCGCTCCCGTTCTACGTGGTGTCGTGGACGTTCTCGTTCATGGCCCTGCTGGGTGCCGTCCTCGGCGTGGTGGCGGTGCTGTCGCTCCTGGTCGCGGTCGAAGTCCGCCGTCGCCAGAACGCGCTGGCCGGGGCCTTGGTGCTGCGGATGGGGATGCGGCCTCGCGCCCTGCTGGCGAGTCACCTGATGGAACTGGGCGCGCTCAGCGGGCTCGCCGTGGTGATCGGCGTCGTCTGCGGTGTGTCGGTGGCGGGACTCTCGGTGCCGCGCTTCGACCCGGCGACGTTCCTCCCGCCGCAATCGGCGCTGCCCGACCCGACCCCGCTCGCCCTGACCGTGCTCGCCGTCGGTGTGCTCGTCGTGGCGCTGGCGGGCTGGATCGCGATGCGCTCGGTGCGCACCGCCCGGACCGCGGAGTTGATCCGTGCCTGA